TGGACCCATCCCTGTCTCCAAAGTTCCTTGTCCTACCAGACATGGCCTCTTTCTCCTGCATTCAACGTCCCTCTCTCTCACTGCCTCTCAGAGTTTGAACACTTAAAATctgttctatattttaaaaatctctccctGTATTTCCCCGCTGATTGCTAGCACTTGTTACTTGTCTTACTCACGGTTCCTGCCAGATGACAGCATCTCAatgattgttttataaaaatagaatggCTGGATGCATGAATGCTCACAGAACAGAATATGTTCTAAGTAGTTTAAATGTTCTTATGctgtttaatgttattttaaaaaagccattttCTCAGTGGGAATCTAGTCATGTATCTGTTACAACTTGAAGCTGTATAAAACTCATAATGACAGCTCCTTCATATGATGAAAATTCTAAGTATTAAGAGGGGCAGCAGGTTTGTGTGTGCGTGGCCACCGTGGCCTCCCTGTAGATAAACCAGCAAGGGCATCTGCCTGACCCTGAGCTGCATCCTGAGCCTGGACCCAGACCTGGAGCCCAGAGGCCTGACAAGGTCTGAATGTCTGGGGAACATCTGCCACAGGGCCAGAGCTCTGCTGGTCTCTGGCGACACaccctcccagctccccagctTAGCAGAAGTGCAGACCTGTGACTGTGATTTCACAGGCATTAGAGGAAGTCTGTTTACCCTCCTCAACCCCAACTTCATACTCTATTTTgggtatttgaaacctgtgtttAATACTGGGTTCATAACTTTCTACCCTAACAAAGTGTTATctaattttaaacttattttttggAAGTGTAATAACTCTGTGTTTCAACTTGTaaagtccatttaaaaaaatgtccttgTAACTGTTGTTACATATCCAGTATTCTGTAATATCCTTTAAAGAAAGGAAGGCTACCACATGCCAACTTATGTGCTATTCccttaattttgaaataatcttcAGCCTTCAGAGTAGAAGGTTGGCAGGTAGGACATTGCTCTGGTGCAGGCTGTACCACAGGTCACAGGTTACAGAGTGACTTCAAAGGACACCTGAGCTACCCTCTCCAACACAAAATCACACAGGGGTCAGGAGCCAGGATCAGGGCTGGAATCCAACGACTTGGGCAACCAAAGGTGTGCTGGGCCCCTCTGATTATGGTCCTGAGGGCAGTCCTCCAGGCTCATGGCTGGTCACACTGCTCTGGCCACCCTCTCCAGCAGCCGAGCCACCTGACTGCTCCGAGGACAGCTCTTCCCCCTCAGTCATATTCTCCCTGTGACCACCACACTCCCTGTCACTGTCCCAGTCAAGATGAGGTCCATGAAACTTGGCTGTCAGGGCATCTCTGAACTGTACCTGGATATCCTCTCCGCTGGGCCTGGTCTGGATTTGGATTCAGCAGTGAGGCCATACACTTACTGGATTATTTTACATTTGGTCCTTAACACTGGTAGGCACGTGACTGGAGGGCTGGGTCCTCCTCAGCCCCTGAAAGGAAAACACCaagaccacattttctttcccTGCCCCTTATCTGAGTGTTTTTTCTTATTCCTTGATTGCCTGTCTGGAAGACTTGCTGCTGTCaggattatttttcttcctgtgaCAGGTTTTGACTAACCTCTCGATTTGAGGGGCCCCACTCTTGGTCTTAACTTGGCAGTCAGAGCCTTCTTGAGTCCACGGGATTGAGCAGCGAGGGGGTTAAATTTGAGAGGCACTTCAGaggcaaggggagggggaggagccttGCTCTTGTTAAGATTCAAGCTTGTTTCCCCAAGTGCGAGTGTGCTGCCAACTCCCCCAACTTAGCTGACGTCTGCCTTGGGGCGCGAAGCAGGCAAGCCCGACCCAGGTGGCCCTCGTCCTGTAGGAGCTTGGCTCCGGAGTCGCTGCTGCTAGGAGACTGAAATAGCTCTCACCCCGCCCACCTGGGGCACCAACTGACAAGGGTAATGGTGTGACCCGAGGGCactgggggcggggccgagaaGAGGGGCGGATGCTTCCGGCCCCGCCTTCACCCCCAGGTCAGAGGATAAATTTCAAGCCCAGTTCCCTGAAGTCTCTCAACTCAGTGTGTCGTAACTGACACCATGCCTATGATTCTGGGTTACTGGGACATCCGCGGGGTAAGCGAGGGGTTCACTAGGGCAGGTGGGATGGAGGCTGCTAAGCAGGGGAATGCTGCACAGCTGAGGATCTGTTTAACCAGAAACTTTACAGGGCTTGCTGGAGCAGAACCCCATCCCTCAGCTGGACCTTCTTACTGGCTGTGTGTGAGGGGGTGAGGGGcggactgcttggggtgggggtgggggggtttggGGGGGTGTGGGATGTGTACCGCAACAGAGAAAGTCAGGCAGTCAGGACTTAACATCTGACCTCTGCCTTGGCCATCTCTCCCAGCTGGGTCACGCCATCCGCCTGCTCCTGGAGTACACAGACTCAGTCTATGAGGAGAAAACTTACAGGATGGGGGACGGTAATGGCATCCTTGTGTGTTCTGACTTCTGCCCAACTCATGCTAATTTCATGCTAAGCATCCCCTGTCCTGGCTGCTGCTGTTTGGCTCTGCGGCACTCCACCAGTTGGATCAGAGGCCTGCCCCTTCCCAAACCATTTAAGGGTGCAGCTGGTCTCCAAGGCAGGACATGAGAGCTGATTATTGGCACCTATATCAGCCATTGGCATGGGTTGCCTTAGGGCTTGTCCAAACACTATGCAAGCCTTAATCATGTAGGTCCCACCTTGTAAGTGTGCTTTCCCCATAAAGCTGGAATGTGAGACTTAGAGTTCAGATTCCAGATCTACCAGTCTAGGGGACTGGCCTCTGACTCCTTAGTAGGTCTCCCCAGGAAAGAGGGTCAGACTCTGGACAGGTTTGgttcactgcattttttttttaaccacagctCCTGACTATGACAGAAGCCAGTGGCTGAATGAAAAATTCAAGCTGGGCCTGGACTTCCCCAatgtaggtgctggggatggggGTGCTCTCGGGGAAAGTGGACGGTGCTACTGCTCTGTCTCCTTTCCCAGCTTAGAGGTTTCAGGATCTGGTGCCTTCTGCTCAGCCTCTCAGCTCCCTGGTTCTCTCGCTGCCTTTCAGTGATGCTCTATGTCCCAGCTCATTTAGTTATAGTACAGTATATTGTTTAGTGCCTCCCATGGGACAGGCCCTGTGAGTACCAGAtttcatctctgcctttgctcaaGGAAGGGGGTGCAGGGGAGCCTGGTGGCCCAAGCAACCTGCCCTGTTGTTCTTGCAGCTGCCCTACCTAATTGATGGGGCTCACAGGCTCACCCAGAGCAACGCCATCGTTCGCTACATTGCTCGCAAGCACAACATGTGTGAGTGGGGCTAGGGGTTGGGGCAGGGAACAGGTGACCATGCTCCTGGGCTTGCTAGGGTGGGATGCTGAGGGTGAGCCTCTGTTGTGTGGACacaggtggggagacagaggaggagaagattCGTGTGGACATATTGGAGAACCAGGCTATGGATGTGCGCTTGAGTTTGGGCGAGCTCTGCTACCACCCTGACTTTGTGAGTCCCCTCCCACTGGACTGGTGGGCTGGACAGGGTTCGAAAGGGTGGACATGGTCCCATCtacactgttttttcttttttgccatttGAACTCCTTAGAGCTATTGATCCACCAAGCTGGTCCCTATAAAGTCCCCAGAGTGACCCTCATAACCCCCTGTGTATGAAATGAAAATTCTGACTCAGTTATAGGGTAGACTCCCCAGGGTGAAAATTCAGTTCCTAGACAGGGTGTTTTTCGTGTTAGACCAGCACCTTGTCCTTGGCATCTCAGGCACACATTTGCCTAGTAGGTATTTTGGGATCAGACTTtgttctcctccctccttcctttcaacCTCTCAAATTGTCTTCAGCTGTCCAGAAACCACTCAGGTGTCCACACCATTTTTATCACCCACTTTCTAGAACTTTCAGTGTCTTTCCTGGGTCATTGTACTATTACATCTGCCTGAGGTCTGAATCCTGAGCTCTGCCAGGTCTCCCAGCACTGCTGCTCTGACCCATGGGCAGTGTTTGGAGATGAGTGCTATCGGGGGACATGGCTGCTCACCTGGCATATGGGGTCAGGTACAGCGCCGGGACCCCTGCTCTCTGCCCAGGAAGTCTGTGTCTGAGACTCGTAACAGCTGTTTTGTGCCTTAGGAGAAGCTTAAGCCAGGTTTCTTGAAAGAGATCCCTGAAAAGATGAAGCTTTTCTCAGAGTTTCTGGGGAAGAGGACTTGGTTTGCTGGAGACAAGGTAAGGGGGTCGGCTTTGAGGGACAGGGAGTTGTCATTTTTTCCAGGTTCAGAGTTCGGTTCCCATTCCTCCTTTGTCTTCCTGCAGCTCACCTTTGTGGATTTCTTGGCTTATGACACTCTTGACTGGCACCGCATATTTGAGCCCAAGTGCCTGGATGAATTCCCAAACCTGAAAGACTTCATGAGCCGCTTTGAGGTGATTCCCCTGATCCTCCTAATATTTGTATCTTTTcgcttccctcttctctctgatGCTTCTTGTCCTGGAGCTAAAATGGAGACTACctaccatttattgaggactCGGTTTATGGCATTGTCTGTGCTCAGTACTTATGTATTATGTCCAATTCTACCTTTCTAACATTCCTCATGACAGAAGTATCaactccattttgcagataaggaataAGCTGAAAGGGTAATTTCTGAAGGTCACAGAGCCAATACAGGCTGTGCTGGGCTCCCAGTCAGAGCACCTGGTGTCTATGGGGAGCAGTCACTGATTCTCCCTTCCTgcactgaaaggaaaagctctgGTCCTTCTACCAGTTGGTTCCACAGCTCTTGTCAGTGTGGATGAAGCAGAACCTTCAGGAGTTTGTATGTAGTTGGAATTAGTAGAGTTGAGTTGAGACACGGTAGGATGGATATTAAGTACCAGAGACACAGACAATACTTACTCCCCATCTCCAGAGGGCTCTGCAGCAATGGGATCCTGTCTGGGGTTGTACTGACATTCCCAGGACTGTAGTCGGTGCTGGGATTTGAGTATGTATGCAGGTGTCCTGTGGAAGGATTTTATCCTGACATCTCTTATGGTGGGCACTTCTTTCCCTCCCTGTCTcgcttcccttcttcctttcttctgcctggaagatGGGATAGTACATTTATTTTGAGTCATGTTCACTGATCTGATCTTCTCCTCTCTGTGAGGCACTGTGTCAGGCACAGGGGGATGTAGATGTAACACAGGCCTGGCGCCCACCCTCTGGGGCTCAGTGTGGTTGGAGAACTATAGGAATACCGagctgtgtggtgtgtgtggtacCATCTTGGTGCTGGAGGAGGACAGCCTGACCTCACCTCACAGCTCATCATCGGTCACCCTCAGTCAACCACTGGAGAACAACAAAGTCTGCTCTATGACAGATTTAGGAATTTGGGCCATTAGTCCAATAGGTTTTTTCAGCCTACAGTCTGTTTCCCCTTCCCACTTCCCACCACGAAATCTGCTTTCTCAGCTACTTCTCATCATCTCTGGATCTGGTCCAGGCTGATCAGCATTTCTGATTTTGCAAGAGCTGGCATCACTGCCTGACGGGGAGGGTGGGGACAGCTGTGAGCTGCAGTGTGTGGTCTGTTGGGACCTGAGCTGCTGCGTACACGCAGTCCCATGTTCTTTGCATCTTATAACTTACTGGACACTTTCTGTCTTGGGAAGATGGTGCACAGATACACCTGAGTGTCATACTTCCAAGTTGGCTGCAGCAGGACTGGGGATAGGGTAGGATGCGGCCCAGTGAGTCGGCTGAGTTGTCAGGCCAGGCAAGTCAACTCTGTGCTTTAAGTGGAGTAATTAGAGCCTGGCCTGGCCTTGCTGGTTCCTACCCTCCTATCACCTTTCATCCAAGTTTTGCTGAGTCATAGGGTGAGATCTAGTCTGTTCTGCAAGCTTCTCAGGCACTTTCTGAGCCCCTTTATTGTGCTAGAGGTCATTCTGTGGCCAAAGCCTGGGAAGCCCAGAGCCACCCTCTGAAAGAGGATGTTTTTGCAGAATAAGAAAAACAAGTCTTTCTGTGGGGAGATGTCGActggaaaaaaacccacactACTCAAGTGCAATTAAGTTTCCGTTTTATTTGGGGACTTCACTGAGAAATACAGCCTTGGAGACAGCCTTTTAAATAGCTCTGAGGAATGCTCTGAAGAAGCAGGGAAGGAGACAgtggattctgaattttttgacAGGCAAATACATATAGTTAAGCATGTATTTTGGtgaaagattactgctaatcatcAGGAAACAAATACCTGATTTAATGATTTTGGTGCTTTTCTAAAACATGAATCTGGGGTCAATGAGATTCTAAGATATCGATCCTGAGTTTCTAAGGGGCCTTTATATCCAAACCCAGAATATTTTATCCTGGTTTTCTttatcctgaattcccctcaggggcACTGTCAGTGGGTGACTGCAGGGGGTTGCACTTTAACCCTTTCTATAATGGGATAATGAAGGAGACTGTTCTTTTTGTTTACAGCTTCCTGCTTTTTGGTCATAAATTTAACCAAAGTTTTGGAGGCACTTGATGACTAATTTGTCTCATGGTTATAGGAAGGCTCATTCCTCCTTAAGGAGAGGATTTCACTGGTAGGTCATTCCTGTGCTGTATCTGAATTAGGCTCTGTTAATAACCAAAAAATTCTCTGGGTCGTATGTCTTACTACGTAGTTTATAATGATCCAAGAAATCTTTTTCCCTTATTGCTTCCACCCACATCTAGAGTCGCATCATTCCAGTGAATTTAATATAGAGCTATATATGTGATTGATTGCCCCAAGAGGTTTAGCCATCATTCACTTTGTTATTGAACTGGCTGCACAGAGGGTAATGCAAGAAacaacaatcttataaaatagtcAGGATATAAATAATATAGGTAGTAGTATTTTTAAGGTCATAGTTCATCAATGAGGGAGATAAAGCATAAATAGTTTGAAAACAACAAAGAGAGAACAAATGATGACAATGATTAGTATGACTGGTTGTAATGCAGATCACAGTAAGCCACCACGTCCAGAGGGAAGGGATCAGGTAGAGAgcaaaagataaatgtttcatctttgtttacaAAGGTATACTTTATCAACTTGTGCAAATCATAGTTGGCATGAGAGAAAAGGTTTCCTCATATCTTGGAAACAAAGATTgaaagccagtaatatttcaggCAAACAGCCATAACATTGTAAGTCATATTTACCAATTCATTCAGTCCCATGTAATTAATTCTTGTTGACTTTGACTTTTTTGTTAGTAGTTTTATTAAGCCATCAGGTTTTCCATTAGAGTTTCATAATCTCACCCAGTTCAGTGGAATCATCTGAAACATATTTGTCAAAAAGTCCTTtttatgaatcttcttgaagatctGTATTTCAAAAAAGCATCAGAGTAAAACAGTAACTTTCCATAAATGGCAAAAGACTTAAAATGGCATGGTTGAAGATCGGATTACAATATAATTGTCAATgaaatttggttatttctgtgCCATACAACACCTAAGATAATAACTAGAAATATGAGTGATAACATACTAGgacatttcaaattttatataataataactATCCATATAATATAACCTAAGAGGGTTTATTATAACTCACTTATCAACATTTCTCATGTAATTTAACATGCCAAAGAAGTATAATTATTTTAGTAActctctttgagatgtttcagggGTCCTCTGAAGCATTCCAAAGCTGGCTAGAGATCAAAAGaatttcatttagaatttgaCTTAGGAAAGTTTGTCAAAGATATCAAAAGTTTTCAAAGCAGTTTGTCAAGTAGGATCATAGGTCCCAGTGAAACAATATGTTTTCACTTAACCAAAGAGACAATAAAAGATTTTGAAGTCAAAATACATAGTAGATCacttaaaaggtaaagaaacttTTTATACTTCGTTCCCAAAAGCAGATCAATATTTCAAGAAAACtttgttctcttaacagagagaaaattaaattctagttttgctcCACCTCACATTTAATGTTGAAATTTACTTGCTGAATTACATTCATTCTAATCTTAGCCAGTACAGACCACACGTAGAATTACTTTcaaaagtttccttttttctcacAAACCTTTTACAGCTTTCTATATTCATATTACTTTGTCCcttattttcctttccatttagAAATACCCAGCTCTGGAACAAAAGCATGATCTTTTTCCGTAACaaaatatgctttcatttttttaaactgaagtatagttgatttacatttcagGTGTGTAGCGTtctgattcagttatgcatacatatatatacacatatatattctttttctgattttttccattatagtttattagacaatattgaatatagttccctgtgctatgtagtaggtccttgttctttAGTTGTTTtctgtatagtaatgtgtatctgttaatctcaaattcctaatttatcccccctctgccctttctcctttggtaaccagttgttttctatgtctgagtctatttctattttgtaaataagttcatttgtatcatttttttagattccacatatgtgatgtcatatgatatttgtctctccctgtctgacttacctcactttgTATGAAAATCTCCaaatcatccatgttgctgcaaatgacgttatctcattttttttttatgactgagtaatatatAAACATCTTCATCCATTATTCTGTAGATGTAcccttaagttgcttccatgtcttggctattgtaaatagtgctgctgtgaacactggggtgcatgtatcttttcaaattagagtttttgtcttttgtggATATATATCACAGCAGTGGAATTGacagatcatatggtaagtctatttttagatttttaaggaaccttcatactgttctccatagtgactgcaccatttaCATACAGTCCGACCAAAAGTGTAGGTggtttcccttttatccacaccctctccgcatttattatttgtagattttttgacgatgcccattctgactggtttgaagtgatacctcattgtagtttttaatctgcatttctctaataattagtgatgttgagtatcttttcatgtgcttgttggccatctgtatgtcttctttagagaaatatctatttagattttctgcctattttttgattgggttgtttgtattttgattttgagCTATATGAgccatttgtatattctggaaattaatcccttgtcagtcgcattgtttgcaattattttctcccattttgtaggttgtcttttaattttgtttatgatttcctttgttgtgcaaaaggttttaagttcagttaggtcccgtttgtttatgttagcttttgtttccattactctagtgGAAGAGCTAGAAAAATATGGCTGCAACTTATGTCAAAGAatattctgcctgtgttttcctctagttttatagtatccagactttatatttaggtctttaatacattttgagtttatttttgtacataatGTTAGAGAATGTGCTAAtattcttttacatgcagctgtccagttttcctagcaccacttattgaagagactgtcttttctccattgcatgttattgcctcttttgttgtagattaattggccattagtatgtgggtttatttcgcTTTCTACCCTGTTCTATTGAaatatgtgtctgtgtttgtgccagtactatactgttatgattaccatagctttgtagtatagtctgaagatAGGGAACCTGGTTCCTCCGGCAccattctttctcaagattgttttggctatttggggccttttgtgtttctatacaaattttaacatttcttgttccagctctgtgaaaagtgtcattggtaatttgataggattgcagtgaatctatagattgctttgggtagtatggccaccttaacaatattgattcttccagtccaagaataCAGTATACCTTTCTacttgtttgtgtcatcttcagtttctttcaaaagtgtcttatagtttttggagtataAGTCTTTtccctccttgggtaggtttattcctacgTATCTTATTTTTTATGGTAAATGGGAtcgtttccttaatttctctttctgttatttcatttttagtgtattgaaatgcaacaggtttctgtatattaattttgtatcctacaaattcactaaatttattgatgagctctagtagttctctggtggtgtctttaggatttcctGTGTATCTGccaacagtgacagttttatctcttcctttccaatttgtattccttttatttctttttcttctctgattgctgtgggtaggacttccaaaactatgttgaataaaaatgatgaggctgagcatccttgtcttgttcctgatcttagtaggaaggttttcagcttttcaccattgagtatgatgttttcTGTGGGTCTGTCaaatatggcctttattatgttgatgtatgttccatctatgcccactttctggagagcttttatcataaatgggtattgaattttatcaaaagctttttctgcatctattgagatgatcacatggtttttattcttcagtttgttaatgtgatgtgtcacattgattgatttgcagatattgaaaaatccttgcatctctgggataaatcccacttgatcatgaggtatgatccttttaatgcactgCTGGAgtcgatttgctagtattttgttgaggacttttgtgtctatgttcataagtgatactggcctgtaattttctttttttttttttgatatctttgtctggttttggtatcagggttatgatggcctcatagaatgagtctggaaatgttccttcctctgcaattttttgggaTAGTTTCAGagggataggtgttaactcttctctaaatgttcgGTAGAATTCTCCTGTGAAGACCtctgtcctggacttttgtttgttgggagtttttaaatgactgattcaatttcagcactggtaattgatctgttcatattgtctatttcttcttggttcgGTCCTGGCAGATTGTACCTTTAGGAGaaattatccatttcttctaggttgttcttTTCGTTGGTGtgtagttgctcatagtagcctcttatgatcccttgtatttctgtggtgttggctgcaacttctttttcatttatgattttattaatttgggccctctcccttttttttcttgatgagtccgactaaaggtttatcaattttgtttatcttttcaaagaaccagcttttagtttcattgatcttttctattgttttttttttagtctctatttcatttattcctgctctaatctttatgatttcttttcttctactaactttggggtttatttgttctttctctagctgctttaggtgtaaggttaggttgtttacttgagatgtTTCtagtttcctgaggtaggcttgtatcactataaatttccctctgagaactgcttttgctgcatcccagagaTTGTatatcattgttttcattttcatttgtctcaaagtatttttttg
This Camelus bactrianus isolate YW-2024 breed Bactrian camel chromosome 9, ASM4877302v1, whole genome shotgun sequence DNA region includes the following protein-coding sequences:
- the LOC105063655 gene encoding glutathione S-transferase Mu 1-like isoform X1, yielding MPMILGYWDIRGLGHAIRLLLEYTDSVYEEKTYRMGDAPDYDRSQWLNEKFKLGLDFPNLPYLIDGAHRLTQSNAIVRYIARKHNMCGETEEEKIRVDILENQAMDVRLSLGELCYHPDFEKLKPGFLKEIPEKMKLFSEFLGKRTWFAGDKLTFVDFLAYDTLDWHRIFEPKCLDEFPNLKDFMSRFEGLKKISAYMKSSCFLPSPMFLKTAVWGNK
- the LOC105063655 gene encoding glutathione S-transferase Mu 1-like isoform X2 produces the protein MGDAPDYDRSQWLNEKFKLGLDFPNLPYLIDGAHRLTQSNAIVRYIARKHNMCGETEEEKIRVDILENQAMDVRLSLGELCYHPDFEKLKPGFLKEIPEKMKLFSEFLGKRTWFAGDKLTFVDFLAYDTLDWHRIFEPKCLDEFPNLKDFMSRFEGLKKISAYMKSSCFLPSPMFLKTAVWGNK